In Microtus ochrogaster isolate Prairie Vole_2 linkage group LG9, MicOch1.0, whole genome shotgun sequence, the following are encoded in one genomic region:
- the Fbxo5 gene encoding F-box only protein 5 — protein sequence MSRRVCSGLPRPSSCPCGLGSRTVPDGCKEESPALCVKMKCFNCDSDLSELEVVKPDSERQGSYSPVCVEPSCKDCFRNQERVSFIESPIVGHDNNKENQRVQKILNSSSEIEALETSQLYEDSGYASFTLQSEHEDGILILENFRNSTQPCLLPSQSPDQYPNKNLLPVLHFERMVCSTLKKNSKRNPKVDREMLKEVIASGNFRLQNIIGKKMGLEHLDILTELSRRGFKHLLANILTKLSGMDLINLSKVSRIWKKIVENDKGASQLYSRALQRVLETNKLSLHTSTRGYVVSRMALTSVQKSSTWAPTKKDAQAKFPRQRDQKGSAYSRYSEFLEVGKTLKNNESLKACVRCNFPAKYDHYLERATCRRESCGFDYCTRCLCDYHTNTKDCSNSKLLKASCKVTGPLPGTKKSKKNLQRL from the exons ATGAGCCGGCGCGTTTGCAGCGGTCTGCCCCGGCCGTCCTCCTGCCCCTGCGGCCTCGGCTCGCGGACGGTCCCGGACG GTTGTAAAGAAGAAAGCCCTGCTCTTTGTGTTAAAATGAAGTGTTTTAATTGTGACTCCGATCTTTCTGAGCTTGAAGTGGTGAAGCCTGACAGTGAGCGGCAAGGTTCCTACAGCCCCGTGTGTGTGGAGCCTTCCTGTAAGGACTGCTTTAGAAACCAGGAAAGGGTATCTTTCATCGAGTCACCAATTGTGGGACATGATAACAACAAGGAAAATCAGCGGGTACAAAAAATACTCAACAgctctagtgaaatagaagcgCTAGAGACCAGCCAACTGTATGAAGACAGCGGCTATGCGTCATTTACCCTTCAAAGTGAACATGAGGATGGCATCCTTATTCTGGAGAATTTCAGAAACAGTACCCAGCCCTGTTTGCTGCCATCCCAGAGCCCAGACCAGTATCCCAATAAGAACCTGCTGCCTGTCCTGCATTTTGAAAGAATGGTTTGCTcaacattaaaaaagaattccAAGAGGAACCCTAAAGTGGATCGAGAAATGCTGAAGGAAGTTATTGCCAGTGGAAACTTTAGACTGCAAAATATAATTGGCAAGAAAATGGGCCTGGAACATCTAGATATCCTTACTGAGCTCTCCCGGAGGGGATTTAAACACCTTTTAGCTAATATTTTGACGAAGCTCAGCGGCATGGACTTAATAAA CTTGTCTAAAGTGAGCAGAATTTGGAAGAAGATCGTAGAGAACGATAAAGGAGCCTCCCAGCTGTACAGCAGAGCCTTGCAGAGAGTCCTG GAAACCAATAAGTTGTCACTGCACACTTCAACCAGAGGGTACGTTGTGAGCAGAATGGCACTGACCTCTGTCCAGAAGTCATCGACTTGGGCTCCTACCAAAAAAGATGCTCAAGCCAAGTTCCCTAGGCAGCGTGATCAGAAGGGTTCTGCCTACAGCCGGTACAGTGAGTTCCTTGAG gtgGGCAAGACATTAAAAAACAACGAAAGCCTCAAAGCCTGTGTTCGCTGTAATTTCCCTGCCAAGTATGACCACTATTTAGAGCGAGCAACCTGCAGACGGGAAAGCTGTGGGTTCGACTATTGTACGAGATGTCTGTGCGATTATCATACCAACACCAAGGACTGCTCAAATAGCAAACTCCTCAAAGCCAGCTGTAAAGTGACAGGCCCTTTGCCTGGaacaaaaaagagtaaaaaaaacttacaaagatTGTGA